The proteins below are encoded in one region of Metallibacterium scheffleri:
- a CDS encoding IS30 family transposase — protein sequence MRTYNELSLDERVEMQRRLEAGDSLRAIARSLGRAASTISRERRRAPSGVTYLAQAAQGRAGLCRRKPRVPRKLDDPALREVVHELLFARWSPQQIAGILARAFPDRADYRVSHETIYGAIYVTPRGDLRKQLIACLRQGRSTRKPRSRGQDRRGQIPNMQSIHVRPPEVEDRLVPGHWEGDLIKGTGNRSSVGTLVERSSGFVVLAKMSSATAADALVSFSQALQRIPAALRKTLTYDQGKEMSYHDALTLRTGVAVYFADPHSPWQRGSNENTNGLLRQYLPKGTDLSVYSQDELNQIALSLNTRPRQRHGFHTPLQVYNEHLRLAEATLGTMH from the coding sequence ATGCGAACCTACAACGAACTGAGTTTGGATGAGCGCGTGGAGATGCAGCGACGTCTGGAAGCCGGTGACAGTCTGCGTGCGATTGCCCGCTCGCTGGGCCGTGCCGCGAGCACGATCAGCCGCGAGCGCCGGCGTGCGCCGAGTGGGGTGACCTATCTCGCGCAGGCGGCGCAAGGGCGAGCGGGCCTCTGCCGACGCAAACCGCGGGTGCCGCGCAAGCTCGACGATCCAGCGCTGCGAGAAGTGGTCCATGAGCTTCTGTTTGCGCGCTGGTCGCCGCAGCAGATCGCCGGGATACTGGCGCGGGCCTTCCCCGATCGGGCGGACTACCGGGTGTCGCACGAGACCATCTATGGCGCGATCTACGTGACCCCGCGGGGCGACTTGCGCAAGCAGCTGATTGCCTGCCTGCGGCAGGGCCGCAGCACCCGCAAGCCGCGCAGCCGCGGTCAGGATCGACGTGGCCAGATCCCGAACATGCAGAGCATCCATGTGCGCCCGCCCGAGGTCGAAGACCGGTTGGTCCCGGGCCACTGGGAGGGTGATCTGATCAAGGGCACCGGCAATCGCTCTTCGGTCGGCACGCTGGTCGAGCGCAGCAGTGGCTTCGTGGTCCTGGCCAAGATGAGCAGCGCCACCGCCGCAGACGCGCTGGTGAGCTTCAGCCAAGCCCTGCAGCGCATCCCGGCCGCCCTGCGCAAGACGCTGACCTACGATCAGGGCAAGGAGATGAGCTATCACGATGCGTTGACCTTGCGAACCGGTGTGGCGGTCTACTTCGCCGACCCGCACAGCCCCTGGCAGCGCGGCAGCAACGAAAACACCAACGGCCTGTTGCGTCAGTACCTGCCCAAGGGCACGGACCTGTCGGTGTACAGCCAAGACGAGCTCAACCAGATCGCGTTGAGCCTCAACACCCGACCTCGGCAACGGCATGGATTCCACACGCCGCTGCAGGTCTACAACGAACATCTACGACTCGCCGAGGCCACGCTCGGCACCATGCACTGA
- a CDS encoding enoyl-CoA hydratase/isomerase family protein — MDCTHLLIEDTGAVRRITLNRADKLNALNRALLGELGSAMQQARHDDAVRVVVLAGAGEKAFVAGADITEMADLTAAQAQAFSQQGQSLMRSIETLGKPVLARIHGYALGGGLELAMACHLRIASTRARLGQPEVGLGLIPGFGGTQRLVRLCGRAAALELCLLGAPIDAQRAQQLGLLTRVVAPEALDAEVDAIATQLASAAPQAMRHILACVIEGSECALDQALAFETQAFALCFAGSDMREGTRAFIERRKPLFDGH; from the coding sequence ATGGACTGCACCCACCTGTTGATCGAAGACACCGGCGCCGTGCGCCGCATCACCCTGAATCGCGCCGACAAACTCAACGCGCTCAACCGCGCGCTGCTCGGTGAGCTGGGTAGCGCGATGCAGCAGGCGCGCCACGACGACGCCGTGCGCGTGGTCGTGCTCGCCGGCGCGGGCGAGAAGGCGTTCGTTGCCGGCGCCGACATCACCGAGATGGCCGATCTCACAGCGGCGCAGGCGCAGGCGTTTTCGCAACAGGGGCAAAGCCTGATGCGCAGCATCGAGACCCTCGGCAAACCGGTACTGGCACGTATCCATGGCTACGCGCTGGGTGGCGGACTGGAACTGGCCATGGCCTGCCACCTGCGCATCGCCAGCACGCGCGCCAGGCTGGGCCAGCCCGAAGTCGGCCTGGGGCTGATTCCCGGTTTCGGCGGCACGCAGCGGCTGGTGCGCCTATGCGGACGCGCTGCCGCGCTGGAGCTGTGCCTGCTCGGCGCGCCCATCGACGCGCAGCGCGCGCAGCAACTGGGACTGCTCACGCGCGTGGTCGCACCGGAGGCACTGGATGCCGAGGTCGATGCCATCGCCACGCAACTCGCCAGCGCCGCGCCGCAAGCCATGCGCCACATCCTCGCCTGCGTGATCGAGGGCAGCGAGTGCGCGCTGGACCAGGCGCTGGCGTTCGAGACGCAGGCCTTCGCGCTGTGCTTCGCCGGCAGCGACATGCGCGAGGGCACGCGCGCCTTCATCGAGCGGCGCAAGCCGCTGTTCGACGGGCACTGA
- a CDS encoding carbohydrate porin, with product MRCDTRTLYALVRLALAALGLPAQGDAALMGRYLQVSPDLQWISNPGYNHARGPARVPGVRVHVAI from the coding sequence ATGCGTTGCGACACGCGCACGCTGTACGCACTGGTCCGGCTTGCGCTCGCCGCGCTGGGCTTGCCCGCACAAGGCGATGCGGCACTGATGGGACGTTACCTGCAAGTGAGTCCCGACCTGCAGTGGATCTCCAATCCCGGCTATAACCACGCGCGCGGCCCGGCGCGCGTGCCCGGCGTGCGCGTGCACGTCGCGATCTGA
- the mutL gene encoding DNA mismatch repair endonuclease MutL encodes MPIRQLSSSLINQIAAGEVIERPASVVKELVENSLDAGARRIEIELEAGGTRLIRVRDDGTGIAAAELPLAVAAHATSKIASFDDLVHVATLGFRGEALASIASVSRFALTSRPRGSAHALCIEVADGRSTEPHPAQHPEGSSVEVRELFHNVPARRKFLRAERTEFLHIDELVKALALAHPDVAFTLTHDARSQRVLRVASDEAARLARVAALLGDEFAAQCLAVQHTAAGLSLHGWVGLPAAARAQADRQYFYVNGRLVRDRVVSHALRQAYSDVLFHGRHPAYVLFLQLDPASVDVNVHPAKSEVRFREQRLVHDFLFRALHEALADTRAGQGAGHARVDAQPLRADLPALDASPAWLGVAASGTTRPVPPAYQAALGLRHGVRDAARAGAGADSYVQLLAGALPAPLPAASAAAAIPPLGHALAQLKGVYVLAENAHGLVLVDMHAAHERITYEHLKAGRAASSLRAQRLLVPLTLPVSAREAAAAEEHGAALAGFGLELLRAGPDSVRLTSVPALLADADAAQLARDVLAELAEHGSSRRLEEIENELLSTLACHGSVRAGRRLNLAEMDALLREMEATERSGQCNHGRPTWVQVSLAELDRLFLRGR; translated from the coding sequence ATGCCGATTCGTCAACTCTCCAGCAGCCTGATCAACCAGATCGCCGCCGGCGAGGTGATCGAGCGCCCGGCCTCGGTGGTCAAGGAACTGGTCGAGAACAGCCTGGACGCCGGTGCGCGGCGCATCGAGATCGAGCTGGAAGCCGGCGGCACGCGATTGATCCGCGTGCGCGACGATGGCACCGGCATCGCCGCCGCCGAATTGCCGCTGGCCGTGGCCGCGCATGCCACCAGCAAGATCGCCAGTTTCGACGATTTGGTGCACGTGGCCACGCTGGGTTTTCGCGGCGAGGCACTGGCCTCGATCGCCTCGGTGTCGCGTTTCGCCCTCACCTCGCGCCCGCGTGGCAGTGCGCATGCGCTGTGCATCGAGGTCGCCGATGGCCGCAGCACCGAACCGCACCCGGCGCAGCATCCCGAAGGCAGCAGCGTCGAGGTGCGCGAGTTGTTCCACAACGTGCCGGCGCGGCGCAAGTTCCTGCGCGCCGAGCGCACCGAATTCCTGCACATCGACGAGCTGGTCAAGGCGCTGGCGCTGGCGCACCCGGACGTCGCGTTCACGCTGACGCACGATGCGCGCAGCCAGCGCGTGCTGCGCGTGGCCAGCGATGAAGCCGCACGCTTGGCGCGCGTGGCGGCGCTGCTGGGTGACGAATTCGCCGCGCAGTGCCTGGCCGTGCAGCACACCGCTGCGGGTTTGAGCCTGCACGGCTGGGTGGGACTGCCGGCCGCCGCACGCGCGCAGGCCGATCGCCAGTATTTCTACGTCAACGGGCGCTTGGTGCGCGATCGCGTGGTCAGCCACGCACTGCGCCAGGCGTATAGCGATGTGCTGTTTCATGGCCGCCACCCGGCCTACGTGCTGTTTCTGCAACTCGATCCCGCCAGCGTCGATGTCAACGTGCATCCGGCCAAGAGCGAAGTGCGTTTTCGCGAGCAGCGTCTGGTGCACGACTTCCTGTTCCGCGCGCTGCACGAGGCGCTGGCCGACACGCGCGCCGGGCAGGGCGCCGGCCACGCGCGCGTCGACGCACAGCCGTTGCGCGCCGATTTGCCGGCGCTGGATGCATCCCCCGCGTGGCTCGGCGTCGCGGCATCCGGCACGACGCGCCCGGTACCACCTGCCTATCAGGCCGCGCTGGGCCTGCGCCACGGCGTGCGGGATGCCGCGCGCGCCGGCGCCGGCGCCGATTCCTACGTGCAATTGCTGGCCGGCGCACTGCCCGCGCCGCTGCCCGCGGCATCCGCCGCTGCCGCCATCCCGCCGCTGGGCCACGCGCTGGCGCAGCTCAAGGGCGTGTACGTGCTGGCCGAAAACGCGCACGGCCTGGTGCTGGTGGACATGCACGCCGCGCACGAGCGCATCACCTACGAACACCTCAAGGCCGGGCGCGCCGCCAGCAGCCTGCGCGCGCAGCGCCTGCTGGTGCCGCTGACGCTGCCGGTGAGCGCGCGCGAAGCCGCCGCCGCCGAGGAACACGGCGCCGCGCTGGCCGGCTTCGGTCTGGAGCTGCTGCGCGCCGGTCCCGACAGCGTGCGCCTGACCAGCGTGCCCGCGCTGCTGGCCGACGCCGACGCCGCGCAACTGGCGCGCGACGTGCTCGCCGAGCTGGCCGAACACGGCAGCTCGCGCCGCCTCGAGGAAATCGAGAACGAGTTGCTCTCCACCCTGGCCTGCCACGGCTCGGTGCGTGCCGGCCGCCGCCTCAACCTGGCCGAAATGGACGCCCTGCTGCGCGAGATGGAAGCCACCGAGCGCAGCGGCCAGTGCAACCACGGCCGCCCCACCTGGGTGCAGGTGTCGCTGGCCGAACTGGACCGCTTGTTCCTGCGCGGGCGCTGA
- a CDS encoding NRAMP family divalent metal transporter, protein MSIIPHAVHDPNLNQGARAGFDQRLRDRLYIADLRARPRTLPNRLLLVLALVGPGLLVMLGDNDAGGVLTYAQTGAAYGLGIFLPMILVLGFIAYIVQEMTIRLGAVTRRGHAELIWKRYGPFWGLFSLVDLVLANILTLVTEFIGIRIGGLAFGIPYAITVPLTLAFVVGTLVFLRYWAWERVALVIAAFNLVFVPLVWMAKPDWGAVAQAFAGGGWMLPGGLLSATFLILLSANIGTSIAPWQLFFQQSCVVDKGLLPKDIPASRRDLMLGVTGMVVVAMAVIIIGAVVLSGLPDARDMTAGAVLHALRLHLGDTAMKLFALGLIEAGLIAAVVITASTAWAIGEALDLPRSLNAKPAQAWRFYAPAVMGTVLAAGVVLFPNLPLGFLNLSVQVIATVFMPAAMLFLLMLLNDKELMGDYANGPLRNGVSIAIMLALILCNVLYGLVTVFPTLFGA, encoded by the coding sequence ATGAGCATCATTCCGCATGCAGTGCACGACCCGAATCTCAACCAGGGCGCGCGCGCCGGCTTCGACCAGCGCTTGCGTGATCGCCTGTACATCGCCGATCTGCGCGCGCGCCCGCGCACCTTGCCCAATCGCCTGCTGCTGGTGCTGGCGCTGGTCGGCCCCGGCCTGCTGGTGATGCTGGGCGACAACGATGCCGGCGGCGTGCTCACCTACGCACAGACCGGCGCGGCCTACGGCCTCGGCATCTTCCTGCCGATGATTCTCGTGCTGGGTTTCATCGCCTACATCGTGCAGGAGATGACCATCCGTCTGGGCGCGGTGACGCGGCGTGGCCACGCCGAACTGATCTGGAAGCGCTACGGGCCATTCTGGGGCCTGTTCTCGCTGGTCGATCTGGTGCTGGCCAACATCCTGACGCTGGTGACCGAGTTCATCGGCATCCGCATCGGTGGACTGGCATTCGGCATCCCTTACGCGATCACGGTACCCCTGACCCTGGCCTTCGTCGTCGGCACGCTGGTGTTTCTGCGCTACTGGGCATGGGAGCGCGTGGCGCTGGTCATCGCCGCGTTCAATCTGGTGTTCGTGCCGCTGGTGTGGATGGCCAAGCCCGACTGGGGCGCGGTGGCGCAGGCCTTTGCCGGCGGCGGCTGGATGCTGCCGGGCGGTCTGCTGTCGGCGACGTTCCTGATCCTGCTCTCGGCCAACATCGGCACCAGTATCGCGCCGTGGCAGTTGTTCTTTCAGCAGTCCTGCGTGGTGGACAAGGGCCTGCTGCCCAAGGACATCCCCGCCAGCCGGCGCGATTTGATGCTTGGCGTCACCGGCATGGTGGTGGTGGCAATGGCGGTCATCATCATCGGCGCGGTGGTGCTGTCCGGCCTGCCCGATGCCCGCGACATGACCGCCGGCGCGGTGCTGCACGCGTTGCGCCTGCACCTGGGCGATACCGCCATGAAGCTGTTCGCGTTGGGACTGATCGAGGCCGGGTTGATCGCCGCCGTGGTGATCACCGCCAGCACCGCGTGGGCCATCGGCGAAGCACTCGACCTGCCGCGCTCGCTCAATGCCAAACCGGCGCAGGCCTGGCGTTTCTACGCGCCCGCGGTGATGGGCACGGTGCTGGCCGCCGGCGTGGTGCTGTTTCCCAACCTGCCGCTGGGCTTTCTCAACCTCAGCGTGCAAGTGATCGCCACCGTGTTCATGCCCGCGGCGATGCTGTTCCTGCTGATGCTGCTCAACGACAAGGAACTGATGGGCGATTACGCCAACGGTCCGCTGCGCAACGGCGTGTCCATCGCGATCATGCTGGCGCTGATCCTGTGCAATGTCCTGTATGGCCTGGTCACCGTATTCCCCACCCTGTTTGGAGCCTGA
- a CDS encoding N-acetylmuramoyl-L-alanine amidase, with product MSGKCILSAGILLAALFALPGHAAPASALAEISALQLSTPAGRTRAVFLLDRSADYKLFQLSHPDRVVLDVHDSRLAGNFRAPAGAGLVKDVRTGARPDDGVRVVFDMDTGVRPKSFLLPPTPDSPGYRLVLEMTPDSAVHAVQAPELAQLPDGGRKVVVVIDPGHGGRDTGAIGYDGIEEKNITLAVGKDLARLIDAQRGMKAVLTRTGDYYVTLDQRREIARNAKADMFISIHANACPDDCDTRGGSVWILSTKGASSTAAKLLAQSENDSFKLVGGVNLHDQQSSLASVLLSLSQGVTMDASRRAASDVLQSIGRIEPLYKSHVEHANFVVLRAPDVPSMLIETAFVTDKQDALRLINPVFQEKLAHSILGGVKSYFLNTPPPGTWFAYQAAKRMRTADTARQQAPWHGPGARALDILDGSAKN from the coding sequence ATGTCGGGCAAATGCATACTGAGCGCGGGAATCCTGCTGGCGGCACTGTTCGCGCTGCCAGGGCATGCCGCGCCCGCGTCGGCGCTGGCCGAGATCAGCGCCTTGCAGCTGTCCACGCCTGCCGGACGCACGCGCGCGGTGTTTCTGCTCGATCGCAGCGCCGACTACAAGTTGTTCCAGCTCAGCCATCCCGACCGCGTGGTGCTGGATGTGCACGACAGCCGCCTCGCCGGCAATTTCCGTGCGCCCGCGGGCGCGGGATTGGTCAAGGACGTGCGCACCGGCGCGCGTCCTGATGATGGCGTGCGCGTGGTGTTCGACATGGACACTGGCGTGCGTCCGAAAAGTTTCCTGTTGCCGCCGACGCCCGATTCGCCCGGCTACCGGCTGGTGCTGGAAATGACCCCCGACAGTGCCGTGCATGCCGTGCAGGCGCCGGAGCTCGCGCAACTCCCCGATGGCGGGCGCAAGGTCGTGGTGGTGATCGATCCCGGCCACGGCGGCAGGGATACCGGCGCCATCGGCTACGACGGCATCGAGGAAAAAAACATCACCCTCGCGGTGGGCAAGGATCTGGCCCGGCTGATCGACGCGCAGCGCGGCATGAAGGCCGTGCTCACGCGCACCGGCGATTACTACGTCACCCTCGACCAGCGCCGCGAGATCGCGCGCAACGCCAAGGCCGACATGTTCATCTCGATTCATGCCAATGCCTGTCCGGACGATTGCGATACGCGCGGCGGCTCGGTGTGGATTCTCTCCACCAAGGGCGCCAGCAGCACCGCGGCCAAATTGCTGGCGCAGAGCGAGAACGACTCGTTCAAGCTGGTCGGCGGGGTGAATTTGCACGACCAGCAATCCTCGCTGGCCTCGGTGCTGCTCAGCCTGTCGCAAGGTGTCACCATGGATGCCAGCCGCCGCGCCGCCAGCGATGTGCTGCAATCGATCGGGCGCATCGAGCCGCTGTACAAGAGCCACGTCGAGCACGCCAACTTCGTCGTGCTGCGCGCGCCGGATGTGCCATCGATGCTGATCGAGACCGCCTTCGTCACCGACAAGCAGGATGCGCTGCGCCTGATCAATCCGGTGTTCCAGGAAAAGCTGGCGCACTCGATTCTCGGCGGTGTCAAGAGCTATTTCCTCAACACGCCGCCGCCCGGCACTTGGTTCGCCTACCAGGCTGCCAAGCGCATGCGTACCGCCGACACCGCGCGGCAGCAGGCGCCCTGGCATGGCCCCGGCGCGCGCGCGCTGGACATCCTCGACGGCAGCGCGAAGAACTGA
- a CDS encoding HigA family addiction module antitoxin, with protein sequence MRRIPYPAPGEILLQEFLKPMNFTQYRLAKEIGVPQRRVGEIVAGKRGITADTGLRLTQFFGTSEGFWTGLQDDHDRAMTKDAIAETLRRITPWNARRAA encoded by the coding sequence ATGCGCCGCATTCCATATCCCGCTCCCGGCGAAATCCTGCTGCAGGAATTCCTCAAGCCCATGAACTTCACCCAGTACCGGCTGGCCAAGGAAATCGGTGTGCCGCAGCGCCGCGTCGGCGAAATCGTCGCCGGCAAGCGCGGCATCACCGCCGACACCGGCCTGCGCCTGACGCAGTTCTTCGGCACATCGGAAGGCTTCTGGACCGGTTTGCAGGATGACCACGACCGCGCCATGACCAAGGATGCGATCGCCGAAACGCTGCGCCGGATCACGCCATGGAACGCGCGGCGCGCGGCATAA